GCACGTGCCGGggtggcggcgcgggggctgcgcgccggCTCCCCTGCCcgggagccccccgccccccccacgGCCCCGGACGCCCCCTTCTCCCGGGGCGCTCCCGGGGATCCCGCTGGGGCGGCAAGGGTGGGAGAAGCGCGGGGCCCCCCCGGCCGCTTCCCGCGCCGCTCGAGGGGGAGCAAAGAAATTAATTAGCAAAGAAAACTCAGCtcagccggggggggggggcaggctgGCTCGCGGGGCAGCTCGGGGACGTGGCTCGGGGGGTTCGTCGGGTGCAGCGGCAGTAacggccggggcggcgccgggcagccGGGGCGGCACCGTGGCCCGCGCGCGGCCCGGGACaggcgcggcgggagcgggagcggtGCCGGCCCCGGCACGGGGATCGCCTCCGCCCTGCGGAGTCCCCTTCCCGCGCTGCTCGTCCCGTCGTCCCGCCGATAACCGGCACCAGAACCGGACGGCGGCGCCGCTGCGCGCCGGTGCCGGACGCTTCGGTGGTATCGCCAGCAATAAcgatatttctttttttttctttttttctttttttgcgGCTCGTTGCCGGGTCACTCGTGCGAAAgcgaagcggcggcggcggcgcggggccggggctcgcggggccggggctcgcgGGGCCGCTCGCGCTCACGCCGCCCTCCGGCCCGCAGGTTCCACCGCGGGGACTACACGGTGGAGGTGAGCATCAACGACTACCTGGACATCTACTGCCCGCACTACGAGGAGCCGCTGCCCGCCGAGCGCATGGAGCGCTACGTCCTCTACATGGTCAACTACGAGGGCCACGCGTCCTGCGACCACCGCCAGAAGGGCTTCAAGCGCTGGGAGTGCAACCGGCCCGACGCGCCCAGCGGGCCCCTCAAGTTCTCCGAGAAGTTCCAGCTCTTCACGCCCTTCTCGCTGGGCTTCGAGTTCAGGCCGGGCCACGAGTACTACTACATCTGTGAgtgcggcggcggggggcgcgggggccgcgaGCGGCGGAGGAGCcgcaagagaaggaaaaaaggggaaaaaaaaaaaaaaaaaaaaaacgaagcTGATGGGGCTGGGGTCAGCTGCTGGGAGTTTTGCAGTCAATACagggtaaaaaaataaaaaataaaaataaattggaaacCGTGACCCCCAAGCACTCGGTGGTGGCGTGTGGAGGCAGGGGGGCCTCGCTTCTTGCTCAGGAGCTAACCGGCATGGCTATCTTCCTTATtatttctccccctttttcctAAAGCATCTGTTTTCAGCCCACTTAATTTGTTCCTTTTATCTATAttaaattaccatttttctccccccccctctttCCCTGTAAAATGTCACTCTTGAAATAACTGCATCTACaactctctcttcccccccccaccccgttttattttattttatttttttatttttaatgtcgTTAGGAAGAGATTACACAGAAGTAAATGGTGAAGCTGATCATTGCTAAACCAGTTAGAATTCATGTCATGCGGAACATTAGAAATTATGCCTCTTTGAGGAACCGTATTTAGcagacatgaaagaaaagaaattacctCCTTCTAGAGCTCGCAAATTGGAATTCCATTAACCTCGCGGGCACCGAGACGGGGCTCGCGCCCCCGGCGCTGGGTCAAGGTTAAGAGCCGGCGCTGGGACCGGCGCGCGCCGCGGGACccgccgctccggccccgccgcgggcgcccggccgccgctcccggctCGCTTGACCTTCTCCTGATTTCGCCGGTGCCCGCCGGCGGCTTTTCCCGATTTGGGCCTAAtgcaagggaggaaaaaaaggaaaggaagggaaaaaaaaagaaaaaaaaaaaaaaaaaaaaggcaaagagagcgtggcggcccgcggcgcccgccggctcTCCCCGGGATCGTCGCGCGGGGACGGAGGCTGGAGCGAGGCtcccgcgcgccggggccgccgccgccccttgGCTTCGGTTTGGCAAATCCGTTTCCGCCGTTCAGCGCGGAGCTCCgtgccgggggcggccggctcGCGCCGCCAGCTCCGTGTTGCTGCGCGATGCGGTGCtggccggggccccgcgggctttcggcccccccccccccctcggccggtccccgccgccgccgccctgctcCTCGGCGCTGTTTTAATTGCAAAGCTAATTTGGACTCCCCTTCAACGTGCTCCCGCCGCCGTAACGCTCCCGCCGGGCGCGTTTCACCCGCGCGCAAATACCGGCCCGtgcccccccgccgcggccgggggagCCTGTAACgagcgccgggctccgcggctGACGGCGCTGTGGTTTCCCCCCCCCTGTCTCTCCGCAGCCGCTTCTCCCCCCAACGCGGTCGACAGGCCCTGCCTGAAGCTGAAGGTTTACGTTCGGCCGACAAGTAAGTGCGGGTGCTCGCGGGAGCCCCCCCGGGCGCCCCTCCGCGGCTCCGGGGCCGGCTCCCCCCGCGGGGTTTTGGGGTCctggcggcgcgcgcggcgcggaCGACGCTTGCCGCTGAGTCTCgggtagggggaaaaaaaaaaagaaagtaataatCGCTGCACAGTGGCTACTTTTCCGAATCAAATAACTcagccatttaaaaaaacaaattattaattttcttctgctgttaaCGTGTAATTAGCAAATGGCAGCGGCTCTCCCTGGGGAAGGGCTGAGTGCCTGTGAAATGTCACCATTTAAAAggatgtctttcttttttttattatttgcatggctttaaaataaagccCAATATAATGAAACCAtcggtaaaaaaaaaaaaaagattctgtttGGTTCAGGACTAGGACATGgtgagggagaaaaggaaaaaaaaactctcctgATACtattttttggtattttcatAATATCGGGGTCTAATCGTGCCGGTGCGGCGCGGGGACGGGGGGCTGGCGGCACGGAGGGGCGGCCGAGGCGCTGCCGGGGGGGCCCGtccgggcgccggggcccctGGAgccgaggggcggcggcggggggctccactgctcctgcctgtgggtcccctgccggccccggcgccggcgggcgggggagcgcggccgccgtCTCGAtcccggcgcgccgccgcccggggctTTTCCCCGGGCTTTTCCCGGGAGGAGCAGCCGGGGCTGCGGGACGCAGGTTGCAGGAGCCGGGGGCGAAGCGGAGCCGCGGgcaggggcggcgggcggcgcgcggggcgcccggcgcccgctcACGCCGCCCTCCCTCTTCCGCAGACGACTCCCTCTACGAGTCCCCGGAGCCCATTTTCACCAGCAACAACTCGTGCTGCAGCCTCAGGGTCCCGCACGCCGCGCTCGCCGTGGTGCCCGTCTTCTGGACGCTGCTGGGCTCGTAGCCCCGAAGCCGGAGCGcgcggcagccgccgcggcgccgcccgcccgctcgcCGCCTcgctctgcttttctcctccccgAGTTTCCCCGAACGACCCTGGAACTggcccggctccggccccggcgcggcgctcccggctcccgcggggcgcccggcgcgcccCAAGCGCCTTCTCGCCGCCGCGCCTCCGCCGGCTTCGGCCCTCCGCCTGGGATGTTGCTTTTTACATTTCTAGACCAAAAGCAGAGccctttttaaaagatttttttatttttgttttacttctgtcGGTTTTGTTCCAGTCCACGCTTTCCCGTGTTAGAGACTGAACCGCAAGGTGGGGGCCCCTCCGCGTGCCGCTGCGCCGGGGacggcggcggtgccggcgggcTGGCGGCACGCGGCCCCCGGGAGCCGCAGACGGCGCCGGAGCCGGCCGGACGCCGATGGCGCCGAGGGCTCTGCCGGCTGGACCGtgccgcgccggagccgggaCGGgcggacggacagacggacggacggacgcgGGGCGGCGCCCGACGGCGGCGTTCCCGCCGCGCGCGCGTGCACGCGCGCACATGTGCTACGGAGGCGGCTTGGCCACGGTGCTcgccgggggcagcgccggccccgccggcggggaGATGCTGCCCCGGGGGCCCCCCGGAgccggccgggagcggggccccgGCTCGCggctccctcctctcccctcccgcGGCTTCGATTCCCTCCGGCCGCCGGTGCCGGCGCGGGAGCTGCCCGGtgccggcgcgggcgctgcccggTGCTGCCGGGCTGCTCTTCCCTGTCCCTTCTCGGCGTtgcaagagaaacacaaatCCCGGTCTGAGCGCGGCCCCAAGCCGCGGAGGGGGTGACCGCTGAGCCCGCGGGGGGTCCCGGGCAGCGGCCTctccccggcggggccgcccgcgcccgcgggccgcgcggcgcggcgcggcagggcgccgggcgccggcggagACGGGGCAGCAGCGGACGACGCCTTTCCGCGGACGCCTTTTCCCAGCGCGCGCCGGACCCTTCCCTGCCGCCTGGGAGCCCGCGGCGGACTGGGGGCCGCCCCGTTCCTGTAAATACAGCCGGCAGGCGCTATActgtgacctttttttttttaatgtattgttGAGAATGAATTTTATGGaagggtttattttatttctattttatttttattttttagactAGGAAGCTGAAATCTCGCAATAAGTTCATCTCGACCAtccaaaaaatacaaaaacggtaaaaaaaaaaaaaatcgcattCCCTGCCATCCCGCCCGTCCTGTCCCGTCCCCCCACCGTGTGTCTAGACCAGGTCGTGGTTCTCGAAGGCAAGCGAAAGCATCGTGTTCACCCTGCCCCGGACGGGTCCCCGGGCCCCGAcccggcgccggccggggctcccgcgggagccggcagcacccgcagccccggccgcggcgcccgggagcAGCGGCAAAGCCTGGCCTTCGGtctgtgttttatatatatatagattatatatataaatatctatatTGTGTACAGCGACTGTGAGAGAATTAAGGAAGAGCGAACGAGGAAGCAGCGCTTGGCTGCCGCTCCgagcgggcgccggggggggggggcgggtttGGGGTGGATTTGGGTGGTTTTGTGTCGGGGAGCAGCCCCCGCGGGGGAGCTGGCTTTGCTTGTTGGTCTCCGTTCAGCCTAGCTTCGTCCTTAGACACGCCGCTTTCGTTCTCGACGTCGTGCTGATGGTAACCGGATCACCACCTGATTTggattctgtatttttttataataaaataaaaataagtgtcACGTGAGTCCCTTGCTTTGGAGACCTGCCTGTTCCCCGCGGaggctgccggcggcgcgggggtcccgcgcgctgccccgctccgcggcgcgggggctgcggaGCCAGACCGCTCTGCGGGGCGGCACGCTAATTACGGGAAGGACTTAATTACCGCCTTAATGAATAAGAATGGATATTAATTAATATGCAATTGTTGATAGCACTTAATTACGGGAGGCAACACGGCCTGGCAGAGCAGCGCTCTGGGCCGGGGCTCCAGCACCCCGGCGCTGCCGCAGCCGGCCGCGGACCCCCAGGCTCGgctgctgcctcagtttccctctgTGGCTGGGGCGGtgcaaaaaaagcaagaaaatgctgcttttggtCCCTCCCGCAGCCCGGCCCATGCCGGGAAACCTGGCCGTGCCCTCCGGAAACCGCAGCAGCGGAGGAGCCTGGTGACCCGGCGCCGGGATGCGAGTTCAGCCGATTTCCCCGGAAAAACAAGAAGGCTCTTGCGCACAGCCCCcgcctgcttttttttttttttttagcacttaagtaatttttttgtgCAGCTCGTGTTAATTTCCGGCGTTTAATGCCTATTTCAGCATAATTAGCCGAATAGGAACAATCCGCTGTTAATTAATTCAGGCTCGTACAGCTGATCCGAGGCTCTGAAGTTTGCCACAAGAGGGTGAAAGcctaattttgctttttaataagGGCCATCTGTGTGCCAGGAGCGGGGAGAGCCAGCAACCCCGATGCACGGGGGAAAGTGCGGAGCAGGGAGACGGGCTCGGGAGCCGGAAAGTGCCGAAGCAAGAGCCCAGCCCGGGcttacaagggaaaaaagagaaaaaaaaaaaaagatttttaggcTAATTCTGTTGGTTTTTTGAGACCTGACTCATGATTATTTCAACATTTGGGGCTGGAAATACAGAGATAAAAATAGCAAACTGGCAGGTGCAAGGCTGGGGCGAATCTTCGTTAGTAGCTGATTGAGTCGGGGTTCATAAGGCCTGAACGGGCTCGTTCGGCTCACGCAGGCGCTGGCACGGTGCGAACGAAGGGGtccggagcggcgcgggggagcCCGGCACCGCGGCCGGCGCTGGCTCCGGACGCGtctcggcggcggcgcgggaaaAGCGCCGGCCGCTTCCCGCCGGCTGCGCCGACGCCGGGTGGGGACGAGCAGCCGGAGCAGATGGGCTCGCGCGGCAGAGCCGGCtttcctgtctctctccttccgagtgtctggcactgctggAAAACAAGGAATTCCTGCACATGCTGACCTGGAGAATCGAGACTTAAACTTCCCTACGGCGCTGAGGGCGGCGAGAGGGGCCCCGGCCGGCGCGGACGCTGCCCGGGGGAGTTTCCTGGAGCCGGGAGCGAGCCGACGATCCCGACCCACCAcggcgccgcagccgccccgcgctcGGGGACGGAGCCGGGGGCCGAGCTCGAGCCGCAGCCTCGTCCCCCGGGGAAAAGGGGGAATTACAGCTGTTTTAGAGGGGGGAGAAGAAATCCCTAACCTGctttaaatggaaaagcagccgggggcgggggggggcggatAGCAGGGCGCGAGCCGGGAGCTTTGCGGCAGCCGCTGCTCAAGGTTGAGCCCGGCGCTGCGCTGGGATTGCAGCGTGGAGAGAGGCCGGGAGCGTTGCAGCGAGCCGGTGACGGCGCTGGAGCGGCTCGGCCCAGCGGGGCGCGAGATTGTCCGGTGCCCGGAGCAGCCTGCGGTCCGGAGCGCGTCACGTATGGCTGCCGGTGTCTGAAATGGGTTTTTCACGGGCCGGAGCCTCCTCCGGCCCCGATCCCACGTCGCTGCCGCCGTTGTAATcggagcggggcggcagcggcagggaCGGCGGTGCCTCCCGCGCCGGACACCGCGGAGCGGCGCGTCCCCGCCTCGCTCCGGCAGCAGCCCCCTCTCAGCGGTGGCTCTCGTCGGGCTGGAAAAGGGCTGGGATCTCAGCGGCTCGTGGAAACAAACCCCGCCTGGACCCGGGGACCTCCGTGCTGAccagcggggccgggctcgcCGTCCTCCCGGGACCTGCTCGCCCTTCCCGGCCCcgcgtgccgccgccgcccggctcggcTCCAGCGGGATGCCCGCGCGGTGCCGCGCCGGcggagcagctgccgcgcgTCTCGCCGGCATGCGGCTCCTTGCTGAACTGCAGCACCTCAGcgttaatatatatattatttcttttaatccCATAAATGCGCTAAGCGTGTCGTGCTCCGCTGGCGCATCCCGCCTGGCGCGGAAGCAAGGTGCGGTGCAGGGTACGGCCGCGGACGGTGCTGGCGCCGAGCCGCGGCTCGCCGCGGGTctcgcggccccgcgggcggggaTGAGGCCCCTCGGGCCGCTGGGCGCCGGGGTCTTCCGCGCGCCGCTCtcgagcggggccggcgcgggagGGCGGTGGCAGCGCGGGGGCTCTCGGCAGGGAGCTCCCTGCTGCGGGCCGGAGCGTGTCTTCGGTCCCCTGCCGGGAAACAGATGGGAAGAATTGCAACGGGTGCTAACGGTGCGGGAAGCTGCACTggggccgggagctgccgccggGACCCCCCGGCTCGGGGCCCTGGTGGCCGCCCCGAGCCGGGACCCCCTGGCACCCCGGGGTGCTGCCCAGCCCCTGGGCGCACGGAGCCGTCTGCCAGCCCGCGGGACGGCAGGGTAAACACGGATGAATAGCCTTCATCCcctctggaaaatattttatatcacaCACCAAGAAAAGACACTCctatttaaatgatttataaaGGAAGATCGTGTAGAGGTTTCTATAAAATATGTAGGGCTCCTAATCCCGACATCATCAAGCGAAGAGGACTGAAATCATCCATCAcctccgcggcggccgggcaggCTGCGGGCGCACAGCTGACAAATAAAAGTGTGTTTACAGCTTTCGGGCTCCTCCGGGGAGGAGTAAACGGGAGCCGGGGCGGGCGAGGGagcgggagcggagcgggatGCCGGAGCGGGATGCcggagcggggcgccgggccATGCCGCCGCTcggcaccgcgccgccgcccggccttCCCGCGCTTCGCGGCGGCGCCTCCGGGAGCGTTGCTGGTTTTTTCCTGGCGGGTTTTGTCTCCttgccgcggggccccggcgccagGGCGCAGCCGGGAGCGCCGGCTCGGCCGCGGGctcggcggcgcccgcgggagccccgcgccgccgcggcatTAAGGGATTAGCGGCTTTGCCTCGGCTCGCAATTGCAGATAAGTGCCGCATTTTGTATTATCTTTTCACGCTGCACCGCGAAGGATGACAAAGAGACAACACGGGTGTCATGGCCTTCAGCATATCATTACGGGTAATTTGCCTTGCGGGGGGAGAGGcggagaggggagagaaggaaggagagcgCGGG
This sequence is a window from Rhea pennata isolate bPtePen1 chromosome 27, bPtePen1.pri, whole genome shotgun sequence. Protein-coding genes within it:
- the EFNA2 gene encoding ephrin-A2 produces the protein MLPWELAALLAALVGVCVWSDETGKVISDRYAVYWNRSNPRFHRGDYTVEVSINDYLDIYCPHYEEPLPAERMERYVLYMVNYEGHASCDHRQKGFKRWECNRPDAPSGPLKFSEKFQLFTPFSLGFEFRPGHEYYYISASPPNAVDRPCLKLKVYVRPTNDSLYESPEPIFTSNNSCCSLRVPHAALAVVPVFWTLLGS